One Thermoanaerobacter kivui genomic window, TCTTACTATGCCTTTTATGTAATCCTGCTGTACATATGCGGTAGCTGAAAAGAACAACGGAGAAATTGGCATTTCCTCCATCAGAATTTTTTCAGCCTTTTTCATGTTTTCCATTCTAATTTTATTGTCATTTGTTTGTTTTGCTTGCTGAATCAATTTGTCATATTCGGAATTTGAATAAAATACGCGATTTGGCTGACCGCTTGTTTGTGTAACCCACAAATCCAAAAATGTCATCGGGTCATTGTAATCGGCGCCCCATCTCGTCAGCATAACATCAAATTGTCCCTGAGAATACATTTGAAGCCTTATCTTAAAAGGTACATTTTGCAATTCAACATTAATACCCAAATTTTTCTTCCAGAACTCTTGAATAGCTTGGGACTCTCTTTTTGCAACATCTGTATCATCTGCTATTAATACAATCCTGGGCAAAGTGGTTATATTTAACTCTTTCATGCCTTTTGCCAGTAGCTCTTTCGCCTTTTGTACATCTTCTTTAAACAAATCCCCTACTTCTTTTCTAAATTCTCCATTTTCGCCTGGAATCCCGTATGGTACAAATCCATAAGCAGGAAAAGAACCGTCTTTTAATACATTTTCTGTTAATTCTTTTCTGCTTATCGACAAACCAAAAGCTTTCCTTATATTTTCATTCTTAAATACTGGATTTTTAGTGTTAAATGCCAAAAAATACGTAAAACCATTGGGATGTATTTGAACTTTATCTTTATATTTTTCTACATAATCTCCAGTAACACTAATCACATCATATTGGCCTGCATCAAAATTTTGTGCCACAGTATTCATGTCCTTTATCATATCAAAATCTATTTCATCCAATTTAACATTATCCTTATCCCAATATTTATCATTTTTCACTAATACAATGTTTTGTTCATGATTCCATTCTTTTAATATAAAAGGTCCGCTGTATACAAGGGTATCTGGAGTTGTTGCCAGTTTGTCTCCCACTTTTTCTACAAAAGATTTTTCGAGTGGAAAATATGTTACAAAAGCTGTCAAACTTAAAAAATACGGGGTGGGCGCCTCTAAATCCACTTGCAGTGTTTTATCATCTAATGCCTTTACACCTACTTCATCAGCGGTGACTTTTCCCGCATTATA contains:
- a CDS encoding peptide ABC transporter substrate-binding protein encodes the protein MLMRKVTVYLMVFIFLLSVALSGCSSKTQQNSANQEDKKQVLRLNLGEEPPRLDPQTTTDGVSFQVLNAVLEGLVRLGPDEKPQKGSGLAKDWKISEDGLHYTFYLKDNIYWSDGNPITAYDFEYSWKRALDPKTASDYAYIMFPIKNAEKYNAGKVTADEVGVKALDDKTLQVDLEAPTPYFLSLTAFVTYFPLEKSFVEKVGDKLATTPDTLVYSGPFILKEWNHEQNIVLVKNDKYWDKDNVKLDEIDFDMIKDMNTVAQNFDAGQYDVISVTGDYVEKYKDKVQIHPNGFTYFLAFNTKNPVFKNENIRKAFGLSISRKELTENVLKDGSFPAYGFVPYGIPGENGEFRKEVGDLFKEDVQKAKELLAKGMKELNITTLPRIVLIADDTDVAKRESQAIQEFWKKNLGINVELQNVPFKIRLQMYSQGQFDVMLTRWGADYNDPMTFLDLWVTQTSGQPNRVFYSNSEYDKLIQQAKQTNDNKIRMENMKKAEKILMEEMPISPLFFSATAYVQQDYIKGIVRHAVGVDNDWKWTYIEK